In the Leptotrichia sp. oral taxon 212 genome, one interval contains:
- a CDS encoding 3'-5' exonuclease has protein sequence MDRNIIFFDVETNGKIGSSVLSISAIKVNYNFEKKEWTKVSEYNRFYFRNEGEPIDFGAVNVHGLTDEVISSKRQDTNYPSTFKEDVDAFFLYCQDTNHFVAHNIKFDRSFIPFPLKNQFDTMMENIDIVKAGINPSYGTYKWPKLMECAEFYNVPMIEEQLHESLYDVLITFRVFYKMTKNPFGKPRVEKFLLKD, from the coding sequence ATGGACAGAAACATAATATTTTTTGATGTGGAGACAAATGGAAAAATTGGAAGTTCCGTTCTATCCATTTCAGCAATAAAAGTAAATTACAATTTTGAAAAAAAAGAATGGACTAAAGTATCAGAATATAACAGGTTTTATTTTAGGAATGAAGGAGAGCCGATTGATTTTGGAGCAGTAAATGTTCATGGACTGACAGATGAGGTTATAAGTTCAAAAAGACAGGATACTAATTATCCTTCAACATTTAAGGAAGATGTAGATGCATTTTTTCTATATTGTCAGGATACTAATCATTTTGTAGCCCATAATATAAAATTTGACCGCAGTTTTATTCCTTTTCCATTGAAAAATCAGTTTGATACAATGATGGAAAATATTGATATCGTTAAAGCAGGGATAAATCCCAGCTATGGAACATATAAATGGCCTAAATTAATGGAATGTGCGGAATTTTATAATGTTCCCATGATAGAGGAGCAGCTTCATGAAAGTCTTTATGATGTTCTGATTACTTTCAGGGTATTCTATAAAATGACTAAAAATCCTTTTGGAAAGCCAAGAGTTGAAAAGTTTTTATTAAAGGACTAA
- the lepA gene encoding translation elongation factor 4, translating into MSNQKNKRNFSIIAHIDHGKSTIADRLLEVTGTVTQREMMDQLLDSMDLEREKGITIKAQAVTLNYNARNGETYELNLIDTPGHVDFIYEVSRSLAACDGALLVVDAAQGIEAQTLANVYLALENDLEILPVINKIDLPSADPDRVKLEIEDIIGLPSDNAVLVSGKTGLGIENLLEAIVEYIPEPEGETDAPLKALIFDSHYDDFRGVITYIRIMDGKLAKGDRIKIMSTDKEFDVLEVGVFSPKMKEVKELTVGSVGYIITGIKSIKDTQVGDTITHVKNPTNTPLAGYRPALSMVFAGVYPISTDDYEDLREALEKLQLNDASLSYVPETSLALGFGFRCGFLGLLHMEIIVERLRREFNIDLISTAPSVKYHVTPEVGEMIVIDNPAEFPAGKKYIEEPYVKGTVIVPKDYVGNVMELCQEKRGTFLNMSYLDDTRAMISYDLPLAEIVIDFYDKLKSRTKGYASFEYEMIGYKESDLVKVDILVSGNPVDAFSFIAHKDNAYYRGRSIVEKLKEVIPRQQFEIPLQAALGTKIIARETIKALRKNVLAKCYGGDITRKKKLLEKQKEGKKRMKAIGNVEIPQEAFLSVLKLND; encoded by the coding sequence ATGTCAAATCAAAAAAACAAACGTAATTTTTCTATAATTGCCCATATAGATCATGGAAAATCTACTATTGCAGATAGACTACTGGAAGTAACAGGGACTGTCACACAGAGGGAAATGATGGATCAGTTACTGGACAGCATGGATCTTGAAAGAGAAAAAGGGATTACAATTAAGGCTCAGGCAGTAACCCTTAACTATAATGCCAGAAATGGTGAGACATATGAATTAAATCTTATAGATACTCCAGGACACGTGGATTTTATTTATGAAGTATCAAGATCCCTTGCGGCATGTGATGGAGCACTTTTAGTTGTGGATGCGGCTCAGGGAATTGAGGCACAGACGTTGGCAAATGTATATCTTGCTCTTGAAAATGATCTTGAAATACTGCCTGTCATAAATAAAATTGACTTGCCGTCAGCAGATCCTGATAGAGTAAAACTGGAGATTGAAGATATTATCGGACTGCCATCAGATAATGCAGTACTCGTATCCGGAAAGACAGGACTTGGTATTGAAAATCTTCTGGAAGCTATAGTTGAATATATTCCTGAACCCGAAGGTGAAACAGATGCTCCTCTAAAAGCTCTGATATTTGATTCACACTATGATGATTTCAGGGGAGTAATCACTTATATACGAATAATGGATGGAAAACTGGCTAAAGGTGACAGAATAAAAATCATGTCTACAGACAAGGAATTTGATGTACTTGAAGTTGGAGTATTCTCACCTAAGATGAAGGAAGTAAAGGAACTGACAGTAGGGTCGGTGGGATATATCATTACTGGAATTAAGTCAATAAAAGATACACAGGTTGGAGATACTATTACCCACGTAAAAAATCCTACAAATACACCACTTGCCGGATACAGACCTGCATTAAGCATGGTATTTGCAGGAGTTTATCCAATATCTACTGATGATTATGAAGATTTAAGGGAAGCCTTGGAAAAATTGCAGCTAAATGACGCTTCACTGTCTTATGTGCCTGAAACATCACTTGCCTTGGGATTTGGATTCAGATGTGGGTTCTTAGGACTGCTTCATATGGAAATAATAGTTGAAAGACTGAGAAGGGAATTTAACATTGACTTAATATCGACAGCACCTTCGGTTAAATATCATGTCACTCCTGAAGTTGGAGAAATGATAGTTATAGACAATCCTGCCGAATTTCCTGCAGGTAAGAAATATATAGAGGAACCTTATGTAAAAGGAACTGTCATAGTTCCAAAAGATTATGTAGGAAATGTCATGGAACTTTGTCAGGAAAAGAGGGGAACATTCCTTAATATGAGCTATCTCGATGATACACGTGCAATGATAAGCTATGATTTGCCATTAGCTGAAATTGTAATTGACTTCTATGATAAGCTGAAATCAAGAACAAAAGGATATGCTTCATTTGAATATGAAATGATAGGATACAAAGAATCTGACCTTGTTAAGGTAGATATTCTCGTAAGTGGAAATCCTGTAGATGCATTTTCATTTATAGCACATAAGGATAATGCCTACTACAGAGGACGTTCAATCGTTGAAAAGCTTAAAGAAGTCATTCCAAGACAGCAGTTTGAAATACCTTTACAGGCGGCACTTGGAACTAAGATAATAGCTAGGGAAACGATAAAAGCACTTAGAAAAAATGTACTTGCAAAATGTTATGGTGGGGATATAACACGTAAGAAGAAGCTGCTTGAAAAGCAGAAAGAGGGGAAAAAACGTATGAAGGCTATTGGTAATGTAGAAATACCTCAGGAGGCATTCCTTTCGGTATTGAAATTAAATGATTAA